From a region of the Roseivirga sp. 4D4 genome:
- a CDS encoding ABC transporter ATP-binding protein, protein MSKKKKLNNITVGQVFKTIIWPKRGLLLIGLVLILLRSAASLVLPGATRYLIDDVVVNKDMQKLWLVIIVTIAAIITQAGTSFALTRLLSVQAQKLIAQLRVKVQKHILSLPINYFDSTKSGALVSRIMTDVEGVRNLVGTGLVQLLGGLLTSIGVLYILIDMNAKLTAFVIAPVVIFGLVAMKAFAYLRPIFRKRGQLNAEVTGRLTETLNGVRVIKGFGAELQEIETFENGVDELYQNVKKTLTATAIVTSSATFLLAGVASTGILGIGGYYIIQDSMTPGELVAFIAYLAVMIAPIVQMSNIGSQITEAFAGLDRTEEIMKTSTEDEDPKRTVELQEIKGDIIFDDVSFAYEEDKEVLKNISFDAPSGSVTALVGTSGSGKSTIAGLAATFLNPREGQITLDGIDLSTAKLRSYRQNLGVVLQDDFLFEGTIRANILFPRPNATEEELKTAVESAYVHEFTDRFEDGLDTLIGERGVKLSGGQRQRIAIARAVLANPKILILDEATSNLDTESETFIQKSLSTLMEGRTTFVIAHRLSTIRQADQILVIEEGQIAERGTHDELIAKEGRYYQLYTYQARI, encoded by the coding sequence ATGTCAAAAAAGAAAAAGCTTAACAATATTACAGTCGGCCAGGTATTTAAAACTATCATTTGGCCCAAACGAGGGCTCCTATTGATAGGATTAGTTCTCATTTTACTCCGAAGTGCAGCAAGTCTAGTTTTACCCGGAGCTACTCGATACCTTATCGATGATGTAGTAGTCAACAAAGACATGCAGAAACTTTGGCTGGTGATTATAGTGACGATCGCGGCCATTATTACACAAGCTGGAACGTCCTTTGCACTTACTCGACTGCTGAGTGTACAAGCCCAAAAGCTTATCGCCCAACTCCGGGTAAAAGTCCAAAAGCACATTCTCTCCTTGCCCATCAATTACTTCGACAGTACAAAATCGGGTGCTCTTGTTTCTAGGATTATGACCGATGTAGAAGGTGTTAGAAACTTGGTGGGTACAGGTCTTGTTCAACTCTTAGGAGGACTATTGACTTCTATTGGGGTCTTGTATATTCTCATTGATATGAATGCAAAGTTGACAGCATTCGTTATTGCCCCTGTGGTCATTTTTGGATTAGTGGCTATGAAAGCCTTCGCATATCTGAGACCAATCTTCAGAAAAAGAGGGCAGCTTAATGCCGAAGTCACGGGTCGTCTAACGGAAACCTTAAATGGAGTAAGAGTAATCAAGGGTTTTGGTGCAGAACTTCAAGAAATAGAAACTTTCGAAAATGGTGTTGATGAGCTTTATCAGAATGTAAAGAAGACACTGACCGCAACAGCGATTGTTACAAGCTCAGCTACTTTCTTATTAGCTGGTGTGGCTAGTACAGGAATTCTCGGTATTGGAGGGTATTACATTATTCAGGATAGTATGACTCCTGGTGAACTCGTTGCCTTCATTGCTTATCTGGCCGTTATGATTGCCCCTATTGTTCAAATGTCGAATATCGGTAGTCAAATCACTGAGGCCTTTGCTGGTTTAGATCGTACCGAAGAAATTATGAAAACATCTACGGAAGACGAGGATCCTAAACGCACGGTCGAACTCCAAGAAATCAAAGGTGATATCATATTTGACGATGTGAGCTTTGCCTACGAAGAAGATAAAGAGGTGCTCAAAAACATCAGTTTTGATGCGCCTTCAGGAAGTGTGACGGCTCTGGTTGGAACTTCAGGTTCGGGTAAGTCTACGATTGCAGGTTTGGCGGCTACATTCTTGAATCCCCGAGAAGGACAAATCACTTTGGATGGAATTGACTTGTCCACGGCTAAACTGAGAAGCTATCGGCAAAACCTAGGCGTTGTATTGCAGGACGATTTTCTCTTTGAGGGTACTATTAGGGCCAATATTCTTTTCCCTCGACCAAATGCCACTGAAGAAGAATTAAAGACTGCCGTAGAAAGCGCTTATGTCCATGAGTTCACCGATCGGTTTGAGGATGGCCTTGATACATTGATTGGAGAGCGAGGCGTAAAGTTATCCGGAGGACAACGCCAGAGAATTGCCATTGCGCGTGCAGTATTGGCAAATCCTAAGATTTTGATCCTGGATGAAGCTACTTCCAATCTCGATACTGAAAGTGAGACCTTTATACAAAAAAGTTTGTCTACACTAATGGAAGGCCGAACCACTTTTGTGATTGCCCACAGGTTGAGTACTATTCGACAGGCAGATCAGATATTGGTGATCGAAGAAGGGCAAATTGCCGAGCGTGGAACTCATGACGAATTGATCGCCAAAGAAGGTCGCTATTATCAGTTGTACACCTATCAGGCACGCATATAA
- a CDS encoding 3-phosphoshikimate 1-carboxyvinyltransferase, which translates to MIKSSEVQLEASKSESNRALIINALSGGESGLKNLSNARDTQTMLRLLASEEDILDVLDAGTTMRFLTAYSILGDKPRILTGTERMQQRPIKILAKALKQIGAKIKFLENDGFPPLKVHPLVEQKKNLISIKGDVSSQYISALLMIAPCLPNGLTLELKGKVGSRPYIQMTLDMMRLFGIDASWTNKTIEIKAQQYGSYDYVVESDWSGASYWYSFVALADQAKVKLLGLRQKSLQGDIAIVRIMNQLGVMSTFEEDGVILEKIPHGNSVEIDFSDCPDLAQTVAVVCGVKRIESRFTGLESLRIKETDRIKALKRELKKFSIKLKETEEGVWEVKSKFEPGQDTVSVHTYEDHRMAMAFAPLCTQQEIIIEDPSVVNKSYPSFWDHVSEAIGA; encoded by the coding sequence GTGATTAAAAGCTCGGAGGTTCAGCTCGAAGCTTCAAAAAGTGAGAGCAACCGTGCCCTGATTATCAATGCGCTTTCAGGTGGAGAATCTGGCTTGAAAAACCTTTCTAACGCTAGAGATACACAGACCATGCTTCGGTTATTGGCCAGTGAGGAAGATATTCTGGATGTCTTGGATGCCGGTACTACCATGCGTTTTCTTACCGCTTATTCAATTCTGGGAGACAAACCCAGAATACTCACAGGAACAGAGCGGATGCAGCAGCGTCCGATAAAGATTTTGGCCAAGGCGCTGAAACAAATTGGAGCTAAGATCAAGTTCTTGGAAAATGATGGCTTTCCTCCACTTAAGGTGCACCCGCTAGTAGAGCAAAAGAAGAACCTCATTAGCATTAAAGGAGATGTGAGCAGTCAGTATATTTCTGCTCTGCTTATGATTGCCCCTTGCCTACCGAATGGATTGACTTTAGAGTTGAAAGGTAAAGTCGGAAGTCGACCCTACATCCAGATGACATTGGATATGATGCGCCTTTTCGGAATCGATGCATCATGGACCAATAAGACCATTGAGATCAAGGCTCAACAATACGGATCATACGATTACGTAGTGGAGTCCGACTGGTCCGGTGCCAGCTACTGGTATAGTTTCGTGGCCTTGGCAGATCAGGCCAAGGTGAAGCTATTGGGACTCAGACAAAAATCCCTTCAAGGAGATATCGCGATTGTAAGAATCATGAACCAACTCGGTGTGATGAGCACTTTCGAAGAGGACGGTGTGATTCTGGAAAAGATACCCCATGGAAATTCAGTAGAAATAGATTTCTCTGACTGCCCTGACCTTGCCCAAACAGTTGCCGTAGTGTGTGGTGTAAAGAGGATTGAAAGTCGTTTTACTGGACTGGAAAGTCTACGCATAAAGGAGACTGACAGAATTAAAGCACTCAAAAGGGAATTGAAGAAGTTCTCCATCAAGTTAAAGGAGACGGAGGAAGGTGTTTGGGAAGTCAAGTCTAAGTTTGAACCTGGGCAAGACACTGTCAGCGTTCACACTTATGAAGATCACCGTATGGCAATGGCCTTTGCTCCATTATGTACTCAGCAAGAAATCATCATTGAAGATCCGAGCGTGGTGAATAAGTCCTATCCAAGCTTTTGGGATCATGTGTCTGAAGCCATTGGCGCCTAA
- the aroB gene encoding 3-dehydroquinate synthase, whose product MSQITIDDIQASLKGFFDENSHTKMAVLVDEKTREFCYPIIEDLLPEHMVIEITSGEINKTLDTCQSIWQALTDAGFDRKSLLINLGGGVIGDMGGFCAVTYKRGIDFINIPTTLLAAVDANVGGKLGIDFKGFKNHIGFFKDPNAVLIDPVFLETLPEQELRSGFAEVIKHGLITDKDYYQQVAKKGLAQDNWNAVISHSVEIKNEVVKQDPKEGGLRKILNFGHTIGHAIESFYLDSENHLLHGEAIAIGMICEAYVSKKLLGLEEVDLQEICSTILNIYPELSIEKKDFTSIIKLMYQDKKNVANFLNHSLLYEIGRAGYDVAVDEKDVMDALFFYLTLKR is encoded by the coding sequence ATGAGTCAAATCACTATCGATGATATTCAGGCAAGTCTCAAAGGGTTCTTTGACGAGAACAGCCATACCAAAATGGCAGTTTTAGTCGATGAAAAGACACGAGAATTTTGCTACCCGATCATCGAGGACTTACTCCCAGAACATATGGTGATTGAAATTACCTCTGGGGAGATCAACAAAACGCTCGATACTTGCCAAAGTATCTGGCAGGCACTTACTGATGCTGGCTTTGATAGAAAGTCATTGCTGATTAACCTTGGAGGTGGTGTCATTGGGGACATGGGTGGTTTCTGTGCAGTGACCTACAAACGAGGTATTGACTTCATTAACATCCCCACTACCCTATTGGCAGCGGTTGATGCAAACGTGGGTGGTAAACTGGGCATAGACTTTAAAGGCTTCAAAAACCACATAGGTTTCTTTAAAGATCCCAATGCCGTATTAATAGATCCCGTATTTCTTGAGACCCTCCCCGAGCAAGAACTTAGGTCTGGCTTTGCTGAAGTAATTAAACATGGGCTAATTACCGATAAGGATTACTACCAACAAGTGGCAAAAAAAGGATTGGCTCAGGACAACTGGAATGCCGTCATTTCCCATTCTGTAGAAATCAAAAACGAGGTTGTAAAGCAAGACCCTAAAGAAGGAGGTCTAAGGAAAATTCTAAACTTCGGCCACACGATCGGCCATGCGATAGAAAGCTTTTATCTCGATTCAGAAAATCATTTGTTACATGGTGAGGCTATCGCTATCGGAATGATCTGTGAAGCCTATGTTTCTAAAAAGTTATTAGGTCTTGAAGAAGTCGATCTACAGGAGATTTGTAGCACAATTCTGAACATTTACCCTGAACTTAGCATTGAGAAGAAAGACTTTACATCCATCATCAAGTTGATGTATCAGGACAAAAAGAATGTGGCCAATTTTCTCAACCATTCCCTCCTATACGAGATTGGTAGAGCGGGTTATGATGTAGCTGTTGATGAAAAAGATGTGATGGATGCCCTGTTCTTCTACTTAACCTTAAAGCGATAA
- a CDS encoding bifunctional 3-deoxy-7-phosphoheptulonate synthase/chorismate mutase type II, whose translation MEIVDIKDWGIGLSEHVLIAGPCSAESPDQIESIAKGLRGSNIEMFRAGVWKPRTRPGSFEGIGSEALGWLEKAREILNVPLTVEVANTAHAEAALKAGIDVLWIGARTTVNPFSVQEICEALRGTDIPVMVKNPINPDLQLWLGAIERLNKVGINKVAAIHRGFSDPYEKRYRNKPEWSMPIHLKRMLPGISVICDPSHIAGTREIIASVSQRAINFGLDGLMIETHHDPDNAWSDAKQQVTPETLQIIYENLNFRETLDKHPEAISELDEFRQKIDLVDTQIIELLSDRFQMIKQIGEYKREHNLAVYQPNRWHDVMESRINSGVKKNMTEKFMKSFLFAVHEESVKMQEAQLKEKV comes from the coding sequence ATGGAAATCGTAGACATCAAAGACTGGGGAATAGGTTTATCAGAGCATGTTTTAATTGCCGGACCGTGTAGTGCGGAAAGTCCCGACCAGATTGAGAGCATAGCCAAAGGACTCAGAGGCAGTAATATTGAAATGTTCCGAGCCGGAGTTTGGAAACCCCGTACTCGGCCTGGGTCGTTTGAAGGCATTGGATCTGAGGCGCTCGGTTGGTTAGAAAAGGCCCGAGAAATTCTGAATGTCCCTTTGACGGTGGAAGTAGCCAATACGGCTCATGCAGAAGCCGCCTTAAAAGCTGGTATAGATGTACTATGGATTGGTGCAAGGACTACCGTTAATCCATTTTCAGTGCAAGAGATTTGCGAAGCGCTAAGAGGTACGGACATCCCGGTTATGGTCAAAAACCCAATTAACCCAGACCTGCAATTGTGGCTTGGTGCTATTGAGAGGCTTAACAAGGTTGGCATCAACAAGGTGGCTGCTATTCACAGAGGCTTTTCTGATCCATATGAAAAGCGATATAGAAATAAACCAGAGTGGAGTATGCCGATTCATTTGAAAAGAATGTTGCCAGGCATTTCCGTTATCTGCGACCCAAGTCATATTGCCGGAACGAGAGAAATCATTGCCTCAGTGAGTCAAAGGGCAATTAACTTTGGATTGGATGGCTTGATGATAGAAACGCACCATGACCCAGACAATGCATGGAGTGATGCCAAACAGCAGGTGACTCCGGAAACACTCCAAATCATTTATGAGAATCTAAACTTCAGAGAGACACTTGACAAACACCCTGAAGCGATCAGCGAATTAGATGAGTTCAGGCAGAAAATTGACCTAGTGGACACCCAAATCATCGAATTGTTGTCCGATAGATTCCAGATGATCAAACAAATCGGTGAGTACAAAAGAGAACATAACCTGGCCGTTTACCAACCTAACAGATGGCATGACGTTATGGAGTCAAGAATCAACTCAGGCGTAAAGAAAAACATGACCGAAAAGTTCATGAAAAGCTTTTTATTTGCGGTACATGAGGAGTCTGTAAAAATGCAGGAAGCTCAACTGAAAGAAAAGGTGTAA
- a CDS encoding prephenate dehydratase, whose amino-acid sequence MTNLGLLGPENTYHDIARKRFLPNVKPTFYKNFDEVFSALKEGKINRALIAIKNSTSGFVSNNLEKIKLGGFKVVEEFDLPIHLCLGSINPNSLHSIRKIYSHPMAIKETQRFFRKYSHITFISSTSTAGAIDELKNNRDPHGAVISSMEALENNALHVISENIEDEPNNSTTFSLIEK is encoded by the coding sequence ATGACTAATCTAGGACTACTCGGACCAGAAAACACCTATCACGACATTGCCCGAAAACGGTTTTTGCCGAACGTCAAGCCCACGTTTTATAAAAACTTTGACGAAGTATTTTCGGCATTAAAGGAAGGAAAAATCAATCGGGCATTGATCGCTATAAAGAATAGTACTTCGGGTTTCGTGAGCAACAACCTTGAGAAGATCAAACTTGGCGGCTTTAAGGTTGTTGAGGAATTTGATTTGCCTATCCACCTTTGCTTAGGGAGCATTAACCCTAACTCTTTGCATTCTATTAGGAAGATCTATTCGCACCCCATGGCGATCAAAGAGACCCAGCGTTTTTTTAGAAAGTACAGCCATATCACTTTTATATCGAGCACGAGTACTGCTGGAGCGATTGACGAATTGAAGAACAATCGAGATCCGCATGGTGCGGTTATCTCGAGTATGGAAGCATTAGAGAATAATGCGCTTCATGTTATTTCTGAAAATATCGAGGACGAGCCCAATAATTCCACGACTTTCAGCCTGATAGAAAAATAA
- a CDS encoding chorismate mutase, with protein MQIEALNDWIETYKKPLVISGPCSVENEKQIRESVSPLVGKVDIIRGGIWKPRTRPGSFEGVGEKGLQWIKSLKEEVPFKFATEVATPEHIALALKYEVDMLWIGARTTVNPFNVSELASALEGVDIPVFVKNPIHPELSLWKGALERFSKAGITKLGAIHRGFHTYEKKKYRNAPFWQIPMELKSEFPTLPLICDPSHIGGTREAIEPLAQRALDLDYDGVMIEAHCDPSTALSDAQQQVSTSSLLEIISRLNPRDASFTEKTYLDQLEIIREQIDQADRELLEAIAVRMNLVEKIGEFKKENNVAIFQISRWKEIFKSRPNWGKQLNLDDEFIVDLLRLLHQQSVKKQTEVFNMIEEEQNHPND; from the coding sequence ATGCAGATAGAAGCATTAAATGATTGGATAGAAACGTATAAAAAACCACTGGTCATCTCAGGTCCGTGCAGTGTTGAAAACGAAAAACAAATTCGCGAATCCGTAAGTCCACTGGTTGGTAAAGTGGACATTATTCGTGGCGGTATTTGGAAGCCAAGGACCCGCCCGGGATCATTTGAAGGTGTTGGCGAAAAAGGCTTACAGTGGATCAAATCGCTCAAAGAAGAAGTCCCTTTCAAATTTGCGACTGAAGTAGCTACTCCTGAACATATCGCCCTTGCGCTGAAATATGAAGTAGACATGCTTTGGATAGGTGCTCGCACCACAGTCAACCCTTTTAATGTAAGTGAGCTAGCATCAGCACTTGAGGGTGTGGACATCCCCGTTTTTGTAAAAAACCCTATTCACCCAGAACTTTCCCTTTGGAAGGGAGCCTTAGAACGTTTCTCCAAGGCAGGCATTACCAAGCTGGGTGCTATTCATCGTGGCTTTCATACGTATGAAAAAAAGAAATATAGGAATGCTCCGTTCTGGCAGATTCCAATGGAGCTGAAAAGTGAATTTCCGACCCTTCCGCTAATCTGCGATCCAAGTCATATTGGGGGTACGAGAGAGGCTATTGAGCCTCTTGCACAAAGAGCACTTGATTTAGATTATGATGGTGTAATGATTGAAGCACACTGTGATCCATCTACAGCACTTAGCGATGCACAACAGCAAGTGAGCACCTCTTCTCTATTGGAGATTATTAGCCGCCTCAACCCCAGAGATGCCAGCTTCACAGAAAAGACCTATCTGGATCAACTCGAAATCATTCGAGAGCAGATTGATCAGGCAGACAGAGAATTATTGGAGGCTATCGCAGTAAGAATGAACTTAGTCGAGAAGATTGGCGAATTCAAAAAAGAGAACAATGTGGCTATCTTTCAAATCAGTCGGTGGAAAGAAATATTCAAGTCCAGACCAAATTGGGGAAAACAATTGAATCTTGATGATGAATTTATCGTTGACCTTCTAAGATTGTTGCATCAACAGTCAGTGAAAAAGCAGACTGAGGTGTTTAACATGATAGAAGAAGAACAAAATCATCCTAATGACTAA
- a CDS encoding proline dehydrogenase family protein — translation MDLKKFVDFDQIEIAFKAKSDKALKKRHFIFSTMKWPWMVGLGTSLTKFSLGVGLPVKGIVKSTIFDIFCGGETLDTCSETCDELEAYGIGAIFDYSVEGEKTEAGFEATTNEVIETIKTAAKSDVMKFAAFKITGIGSFDLLAKIHNGETLTSEETAAYDRVQDRVAKICSLAAELGVTVLIDAEETWIQKPIDDMTIAMMEKYNKEKAVVYYTFQMYCHAMLENLKKLHNRAKGDGYVLGAKLVRGAYMEKESVRAVEMNYTDPIQPDKASTDRDFNAACSYCIEHIGEIGLFAGSHNEESNYRLTLLMDEHGLKPNDDRVYFGQLYGMSDHISFNLAHGDYNVIKYVPYGPIKATIPYLIRRAAENTSVKGQSGRELTLVQKELKRRRA, via the coding sequence ATGGATCTAAAAAAGTTTGTTGATTTCGATCAAATAGAAATCGCTTTCAAGGCTAAGTCTGATAAGGCACTCAAAAAGAGACATTTCATCTTTTCTACCATGAAATGGCCATGGATGGTTGGCCTGGGCACCTCCTTGACAAAATTTAGTTTAGGTGTTGGCTTGCCAGTCAAGGGCATAGTCAAATCTACCATTTTCGATATTTTCTGTGGAGGAGAAACCCTTGATACTTGTTCGGAAACCTGTGACGAGCTCGAAGCTTATGGAATAGGCGCCATTTTCGATTACTCAGTAGAAGGTGAAAAAACGGAAGCAGGCTTCGAGGCAACGACTAATGAAGTTATCGAAACGATCAAAACGGCCGCCAAGTCTGACGTTATGAAGTTCGCGGCCTTCAAGATCACGGGAATCGGTTCTTTTGACTTACTCGCCAAAATCCATAATGGAGAAACCTTAACCAGTGAAGAAACTGCCGCTTATGACCGCGTGCAAGATAGGGTAGCTAAGATATGCAGCCTGGCAGCAGAGTTGGGTGTTACCGTGCTGATCGATGCTGAGGAAACATGGATTCAGAAGCCGATTGACGACATGACCATCGCTATGATGGAGAAGTACAATAAGGAAAAAGCAGTGGTCTACTATACTTTCCAAATGTATTGTCATGCCATGTTGGAAAACCTGAAAAAGTTGCATAATAGGGCCAAAGGTGATGGTTATGTGCTTGGGGCCAAGCTGGTAAGAGGTGCCTATATGGAAAAGGAGAGTGTCAGAGCTGTGGAAATGAACTACACCGATCCCATTCAACCTGATAAGGCTTCAACGGATCGTGACTTTAATGCCGCATGTAGTTATTGTATCGAACATATTGGTGAGATCGGCTTGTTCGCAGGTTCTCATAATGAGGAATCAAATTATCGGTTGACCTTATTGATGGATGAGCATGGTCTAAAGCCAAATGATGACAGAGTCTATTTTGGTCAGCTGTATGGTATGAGTGACCATATCTCTTTCAATCTTGCCCATGGCGATTATAATGTGATCAAATACGTGCCTTACGGACCGATAAAAGCCACAATCCCTTACCTGATTAGAAGAGCAGCTGAGAATACTTCAGTAAAGGGACAAAGCGGTAGGGAACTAACTTTGGTGCAGAAAGAACTGAAAAGGCGCAGAGCATAA
- a CDS encoding M56 family metallopeptidase, with translation MINYIVEASVCLACFYSIYWLFLRREKLLSLNRFYLLTTAAISLVIPLLSFDIGLSLFSTPTGQPALVQQGVNSVETISQSPVLSIGLIYKIGLGIALLLLGAKFMYAKKRIGKRISLKAKPIEIAETEGLGAYSFLNTIFIGKELGKNSELKQHIIAHESAHIEGMHSLDLFFFEVLKCVFWFNPFSYLYAKSIKLQHEFIADQHALEMTNPASYQRSLLELTLSQVNSSLISNFNEHPIETRLKMIQKLNSNVMKKFKTLFALPVLALLVIAFACTETAEPESELLDIIEEVPISASEVDPVSDKVLMIVDSLRAIEGKAKYGFKFKTEAHFEEGDIEKQEFEIPVFEIRKARAIYKELEEAKDGNVFVEYIDEQDPNLHKDLTKTYKRAYNSFIDESMDDKKLIERKKDFEFRVKQKDGQKN, from the coding sequence ATGATTAATTATATCGTAGAAGCATCAGTGTGCCTTGCGTGCTTTTATAGCATCTATTGGCTTTTTCTGAGAAGGGAAAAACTACTCTCACTCAACCGATTTTATTTATTGACCACCGCAGCAATCTCGCTGGTAATTCCATTACTCAGCTTTGACATTGGATTGAGTTTATTCTCTACACCAACTGGTCAACCCGCCTTGGTTCAGCAGGGCGTGAACAGTGTGGAAACCATTTCACAATCCCCAGTGCTGTCAATTGGCTTGATCTACAAGATCGGTTTAGGCATAGCACTCCTTTTGTTAGGGGCAAAATTCATGTATGCCAAAAAACGAATAGGCAAGAGAATATCACTTAAAGCTAAACCGATAGAAATTGCAGAAACTGAGGGGTTAGGGGCATACAGCTTCTTAAACACCATCTTCATTGGTAAAGAACTGGGGAAGAATTCAGAATTGAAGCAGCATATTATCGCGCATGAGTCTGCTCATATTGAAGGAATGCACTCCTTGGACTTGTTCTTCTTTGAAGTGCTTAAGTGTGTGTTCTGGTTTAACCCATTTAGCTATCTCTATGCCAAATCCATCAAGCTTCAGCACGAATTCATTGCCGATCAGCACGCACTGGAAATGACTAATCCGGCTAGTTATCAAAGATCTTTATTGGAGCTGACGCTATCACAAGTGAATAGCAGTCTTATCTCCAATTTCAACGAACATCCTATAGAAACAAGATTAAAAATGATTCAAAAATTAAACTCAAATGTTATGAAAAAATTCAAAACACTATTCGCCCTACCCGTACTGGCATTATTGGTCATTGCCTTTGCATGTACAGAAACAGCAGAGCCCGAAAGTGAACTGCTAGACATTATTGAAGAAGTGCCTATAAGTGCTAGTGAAGTGGACCCAGTTAGTGACAAAGTTCTAATGATTGTGGACTCATTACGCGCTATAGAGGGTAAGGCAAAGTATGGTTTCAAGTTTAAAACCGAGGCACATTTTGAAGAAGGAGATATAGAAAAACAGGAGTTTGAGATTCCGGTTTTCGAAATCCGTAAAGCCAGAGCCATCTACAAGGAACTGGAAGAGGCAAAAGATGGTAATGTCTTTGTAGAATATATTGATGAGCAAGACCCTAACTTGCACAAAGACCTTACAAAAACTTATAAAAGAGCTTATAACTCCTTTATTGATGAAAGCATGGATGACAAAAAGCTAATTGAAAGAAAGAAGGACTTTGAATTTAGAGTTAAGCAGAAGGACGGTCAAAAAAACTAG
- a CDS encoding BlaI/MecI/CopY family transcriptional regulator, giving the protein MKELTKAEEQIMQVVWEHDQLFIKDIVDHMPEPKPAYNTVGTFLKILETKGFVTRVKIGNTFAYSASVKKKAYTQSFMNGFLSNYFEGSAEKLFSFMVEEKKLNLKQIEDLMKKLKDND; this is encoded by the coding sequence ATGAAAGAATTAACCAAGGCCGAAGAACAGATAATGCAGGTAGTCTGGGAGCATGATCAACTCTTCATCAAAGACATTGTTGATCACATGCCTGAGCCCAAGCCTGCCTACAACACGGTCGGTACTTTTTTAAAGATTTTGGAAACGAAGGGCTTTGTCACTCGCGTCAAGATCGGCAACACATTCGCTTATTCTGCTTCGGTGAAAAAGAAGGCTTATACACAAAGCTTTATGAATGGCTTTTTGAGCAACTATTTCGAAGGTTCCGCGGAAAAACTCTTCTCATTTATGGTAGAGGAAAAAAAGCTCAACCTGAAACAGATAGAAGATTTAATGAAAAAATTGAAGGACAATGATTAA